The genomic interval GGAttcattttactattttttgacATGCCATTGATTACTGTGATGCGCAGAGTCACTTGGAGATGTTTCTAACTATATGTTGTTTGCAGGATCGCCGGTGAGATACCCAAAGCTTTTGACATCCTACAAGATGTTGTGCAACACACACTGTCTAATTTGCATAGTATCCAGAAAAGCTTAATCTTTTGGCAGTCCAAAGCAGAGGtataaaattaatacatatacCTGGGAAGCACTTTTACACTTATAATATGTAGGGAAGACTACTATTTTGTTGACCTATGCTATTTTCTCCAGGGAACAAATTCACAGAAATTGTACTTTATGATCTTTGAGAGAGGTCCAAAGGCCTTTGTCGAAGCAGCATGGCAAACGTTCACCAGACTCAAGAGCAATGGGAGTCCAGTCCCGTACCTTTTGCACTCTGCTTCTGATATGGTCTCAACAAAAATTGCTGCCCTGACAAGTATGCAACATTGCTTGGCTGCTTTTCTTGCTGAGGTTTGTTTAATCGATTGTGTTTATTAATACAAATTCTGATGCCAAATAGAGTAGATTGTTCTCAACagtattttcaatatatactCTGTAGCAGTTAGCAGCTCCCAAATAATTGGTGTATTATGGTGGCCAAAATACTCAAGCTCTTCTATCTCTTGGATGAATTGACTTATAGAACATGATTACTGTTTCTCATACATGAATTCGAATTCTACATTGCCTCTTCTATAGGtttattttgaagttgatAAGTGCAGAGAAGGACTAACAGAAAGCTCAGATAAATCGCTACATACTCTATTCATTGTTCTGAATTCCGTCTTCTCCAAATTGGAGGTATCGTTTAGAAATGCTGATGAGGTATGTAATGTTCATGTTTTGGATGTTTTAGGTATAACATACTTGCTACATTAATGCTATGtaacatattttcatttcttcaGGGGAAAACTCTACTATGTACACATGATGGAAACTCACCTGAACTTATTTTTGAAAGATTGCCGGAAGTTGATGTTGAGAGTTCAGAGTGTACACAGGCGTTACCGACAGATGCTATAACATTATTATACCAAAACCTCCAGAAGTTAGATGATTTTATTTCCGATCAGGTAAGTAACTCTCCTTTGTACAACAGGACACATGCCGTATTGCTACTTCTCAGCCTTTCAGGTTCCATATTAATGTTATATGAGTTGGTGAAGGGGTATTGTgagactattttttatagtaatGAGTGTTCAACCTTTACCCTGAAACTGTTTGTGCTTCttgtagaaaatatttatgtgtatgtaacttaacaaataattttctgTGCGTGTAACGTGAATGCTTTCCATCTATAAACTAGTGTTAGGACTATAGCTGTAGTGCAAAACAGAATGCTAAGTGATTCTAGCCGACAACTCTGTTATCCGGATTGATCATGTGTTTAGGGTGAGGACCTTCATCCTGGTTTTGTacctccttttcctttttaatgaAACGACATGTTgttaaaaaagaattaatcaTGTGGATAAGCAGGCTTAATCTGTTCAAATACCAAACCTGCATCTCAAAATACTAGTTTAGCATTATCcagtgaactttttttttttggcaaaaattaGTTCCATTTTCATTGAAATTACACCTGTCAAGTTTCATATTCATCGCAATGTTACTCCCTTCGCTGCCCGTTTTCCATTATCACCTGTTATCCACTTATCCTTCCTCTTACTCTTCTTCCCTCTTTTCTTTCATCCCTCCCTTGTTTGCTTCCTACCTGATCTTCACCCTTCTCTGTCCATGTGGTGCCACCACCTAACACCGTCTCTTCTTGGTCTTAGCATGAATCTGTGTGGTGTTGTAGCTGTATATTCCCATCCACCACCATCTCCAGGATTCTGCATCAATTTTGCCTCGTCATCAGCAATGTAGACATCCTGCATAAGCACATGTTCCTTCAGCTTTAGCAAAAAGATACCTGAAGTGAGTGATTGTCCAGCACCTTTATGCTTCTTCCTCATTGAGCTTGACCTGAGCGGCTGAGCCATGCCCTTCATTGTGCATGCCATGCCTCTTGCTACCTGGTGTGCACACTACTTGGTGTCTCATTTGCTACTCCCTCTCACAAAGCACAAATATGGCACTACACTTGCCTTTGtctaaaaaaagtaaagtttAATCATAAGAGAGATAAAAGTGAatggtttaaaattttggtggtatagaagttgttggggagaTTTCAATGGTATAACTGTTAACAGGTGCTGTTTTGGTGATATGAAACCAACtgttatagttatttttttcaaattatttatttttgctgtCATAAACAGTTTAATATGTAATTCTTACTTGGAATAAGTGAGGACTgttcacttttaaaaatgtaattttGCTAGTGCTCTTAGAAGTTAGaagatatgtatatgtgttaTGGTTATTAGAAACTGTGAGATAGAGATAAATGGAGAGAGCTGAATTGTGAGTCACTTGTATCATTTTCATTGATCCAAACATCTCCTTATATAGGGAGATTTTCAGTGGGCTGTTACAAAATTCATAAACACCATCAATACACATGAATATGGCTGATTTAGAGGCTTGTTTATAGGCTGGTTTCTTCCCTTGCATGAAGGCAAATTATGGGCTGCAATTAAGCTAGTTTATTCCCTTGCATCAATACAATTCATAGGCTACAATGAGGAGAATTAACGATGGCTATTTGCTGCAATTGACTTGAtcaaattgatttgttttgtaaaTAGACATGGATAATTCCCCTAATTGCAGCCCATGAATTGCCTTCATGCAAGGGAATAAACTAGCCTAATTGCAGCTCATAATTTGCCAAGGGAATAGACCAGCCCATAAACAAGCCCCTAAATCAGCCATATTCATGTGTATTGATGGTGTTTATGAATATTGTAACAGCCCACAATTAGTGGGCTGAAAATCTTCCTATATAAGGAGATGTTTGGATCAATGAAAATGATACAAGTGACTCACAATTCAGTTCTCTCCATTTGTCTCTATCTCACAATTTCTAATACGTTATCAAGCACGCTCTAACTAGTTGAGCAAAGCAAATAAAAGAAGGGTAAGAATGGCTAGAGATTTACCGATTGGTGTTGATGCTAACTCTTTTCTCCCTCATAATCTCCATGCTCGTCAACTGCGGCGCCTCATGCACCAGCAGCTAGAAGAGCTCCTCCGGGCTCTAGTTCGTCGTCTTCGATGTCGCTGGGACCGTGCTTGTAGGAACACACAAGCCGGTAGCACCGACTCCAGCACCTTCGCGACTCGCCAAGGTTCTTCGGTGATGTCGACCTCCTGCACCGCACCAGGCCGCATCCTTGTGGAGTTGCCGCACTCCATACCATGGTACTCGCAATGGTGCGGCGACTCCCCCAGGATGTGGCTTGGTGCGGCGCAGGAGGTTGACATCACCAAAGAACCTTGGCGAGTCGCGAAGGTGCTGGAGTCAGTGCTACCGGCTTGTGTGTTCCTACGAGCACGGTCCCTACGACGTCGAAGACGATGCACTGGAGCTCGTCTAGCTGCTGGTGCATGAGGCGCCGCAGTTGACGAGCACGGAGATTATGAGGGAGAAAAGAGTTAGCATCAACAGGAATTGGTAAATCTCTACCCATTCTTACCCTTCTCTTAGTTGCTTTGCTCAACTAGTTAGAGCGTGCTTGTAACGTATTAGAAATTTTGAGATAGAGACAAATGAAGAGAGCTAAATTGTGAGTCACTTCTACCATTTTCATTGATCCAAACATCTCCTTATATAGGGAGATTTTCAGCCAAGTAATTATGGGCTATtacaaaattcataaaaacCATCAATGCACATGAATATGGCTGATTTATTCTCTTGCATGAAGGCAAATTATGGGCTGCAATTAGGCTAGTTTATTCCCTTGCATGAAGGCAATTCATGGGCTGCAATTAGGGGAATTAACCATGGCTAATTGCTGCAATTGACTTGAtcaaattgatttgttttgtaacAATGGTTTCATTATGCGAAGCAATATTTTGCATAAATATCTGAAGCAAAGTTTTTTCTATTGTAGTTTTCAAGCTATAAAAGACCAAGAAATATGACCATCTATTGGTTGCCCTACACATGTGGAGCATTGGGCCTCTCTGCATGTTCTTTATGGCTTTTGCGCCACAGTAGCTTGATGGGAAGTTCTGACATTGACAACTGGATTCAAGATGCCAAAGAGTCTATGGTTGGTTTTTGGGATGTACATGTTGGGCAACCAGTAAGTGCTTTCTTGATATGTTCATTTATTGTGtatcatatgcatgcatgatgctaGCATGCGTTTAACTGAAGGCAAATTGAGTCACTTTAGGGCTCACTTTAATAGGTGGGGTTTATGTCTGATCCCTTTAAATTGCAAGGGATTTGAATTAAAACCCCCACCAATCTGAAGGGATTGAGGTCTAATCCCCATATATGCAAACAAGCTATTGTGAGGGTAGAGCATGTTGTTATTTTGAGATAACTGCATCAAGCTGTATATATAATTGCTTTGGAAGGCATATATACACGATTTTCTGTGAAATACTGCATCCAAATGTTTGTCTATTGAAAATGAATAGCAGATACTGCTTAAATAGAAAGAGCTGCATTATTAGATGTGCTCTTGTGTTGCAATGTTAAGCATTTGACTTACTTTTACTGGATGACTTCGCTTACCAGTTACCATCAATGATCTTAAGGTAATTAGTATATCCAGGGTAAGAAACTTGTTAATATGCACCTGCCTCAGGCCCTCAGCTTGCACATTTCAGTGGACTGATTTCTGCCAATTCAATTCCTATGTGGaaccatcaaaattttacagagAACTTCTTTAATTATACCTGATTTTAGTTGATAACTTCTAATTGACCTCACTATCTCAACAAAAAATTGCATTCCTTTGTTTACAGCTAAATTCAATGTTCTTTACAGTTTTGAAATGTAGAAATCAGCTATCTATATTACCATGCTCTTACCATGACCATTCTGTTCTCTTTGAGAATCATTAGATCATTTCCATCAGGGATGAACTGTTTGAGACATTCAAGCAAAGATCTAAACGTGAAATGGAAAAACAAGAGGTCCAACAAACTGAAGAATCATTGCGCAGGTTATTCCCAATGATGCCCACGCTTCTCTTGTCAAGCTTACATATTCATGTTTCCTTCCTCAAAACTCTGTACAATATTGTTCTGAATATGCCCATTCTTCTTCCTTCAACCTGACGTGCATTTCTCCTTTCCAAAACTCTGTAAAATAGTGTTATAcgttactacctctgtttcacaatatgagactttttagcattgcctagatttatatggatactaagtcttacattacgaaacaGACGAAGTGGTATTCATTTGGCATTGTCTAAGTTTCACCTCCTTAAAACATTGTTCTGAATATGCCCACACTATCCTTCAACCTGACACGTGCATTTCTCCTACCAAAACTTCATACAGTAGTGTTCCAAGTTAATATCCATTTGGCATGCCCTAAGTTTCACTTCCTTACCGAAACAAAATGTAGAAATGTATCTGTACTTCTGTAGTTAAGATTTTACAAATGACTATATTTGGTTCAGTAATTTACCAGACATCCATGTCATTTGTATTTTGGTCACTTACTATTCTTGGAAGTGTCTATGAAATTGTGGGTTGAAACTAGGTTTTGCTGCTCCTGCCTTTCATATGTTCCTTTGTTAGATTGATCTGTTGACTGTTGTGTTGTCATTGACTAATGTTCATTAATAATCAATAAAAGGCTTCTTCATCTCATAACCTACACCGCCTTGCTTCcttgtctattttattttgctatttcTGGTCCCTTGATAATTTTCTTCACCCTGGAGCTATGTAATGTATTCACTATAAGTCTTCCAAACTTCATTTTCttgaaaatatgtaaaacttcATCTTTGCATTGCAGTCATTTTCTGAAACACATTGAGTATTATAAACCATATCTTGCACTATCTCATCCTACAGTTTACGTGTTGCCTTTGTAGGATGTTGATTGACTTTTGTGGAAACACTTCGAACGAAAAACCGCCACAAGATATACCAGAGCTAGCGATGATGGAGATTGTCATGAAGAGGTGAAGTGTTTGAATATTTATGGTGTATTGGCTTTGACTATCAGGTCTTATTTCAAACTGAATATTTGCAAGATCAAATCATCAAAAGGCACCTGgaattgttttaattttgtgtgtcaaattccttttttttttgggttgcttttgaaaactaaataaattctatctttttcccttttttttgttgggggggggggggggtggaaGCAAAACATTGCTCTTGAAATTTGTTATATGGTTATTAAGATGACATTATAAGGCTCATTGAGGTTTTGTAGGGATCTATAGGGTCCCTTGCTCCCATAAGGCTTTACATAGGTGCAACCCTGTACCAACACATAACACCCCTTAATCTGTACTTTCCTAGCAATCCATATCTAATTCCGAGCTAAACTGATACCAACTACTTATTTTATTCGTGTAAGGTAAACTCTTTCCTAgtactgctacagtaccactTGCTGCAGTACCGGCATCTATTACAGCAGTTTTTACTATTTCTTTTGAGCTTCCATTTTATTCTCCATCTTGTTTCACAGTGTACAAGGAAGCACACGCAAGGCTGGTAGCAACTGGTTATCCACAGTTACCAGCCAGTAGGCTTTTCTCTGCCATCAGTTACCCTTTGGTTGTGCCAGTAGCCTGCAGTGGACCAAAAAAGGCATAGCACATCTTTGGCTttccaactttaattttatttaggaTTTCTCCCTTTTGTTTCAATGAAGGTTTATAACTTGTTGGTGAAGTGaaataatgattttatttGCAAGTTAAAACTTCAAGATGGATTGACTCAGTTTCAAAATGTGTTGCATCTATTACTCCATGGAGTGACTTGTTTGCATGGCTtatgtttgcaatagaatctGGACTTTTGCAGgagatttttcatgtattaCATGCTTTATAATATGTTGCTTACATACTTCAATGATTACTTCACATTTTATCCTTTTGTGCTTTTGAAAATCACTCAATGGACTAAATTGATGGTGCTTCTTCcactgaaaaacaaaaactaaactGGCTGTTTACATTCTATTGACTTAAGCAATGAGCAATGctatttttgtaatatattaatacagATATGAGAAAGAAGCAATGCATCCATTCCAAGGTCTTTCCAGTGGAGAATTAACACGTGCATTGTCTATTCAGGTTTGTTCCCTTCTTTCTCTATTTAGGATGCGCTCAGTTCAAGTTCACATGCATTTTTCTAACCTTCTGCTCttaaaaattcagattgaGAAGCATAAACTGGCTCTTCTGGAGTAAGTTATACTATTGTTTCTGACAATATTGCTTAAAAATGCATGATACATTTGTATCA from Oryza brachyantha chromosome 3, ObraRS2, whole genome shotgun sequence carries:
- the LOC102718070 gene encoding protein DGS1, mitochondrial-like translates to MAAWSPPASPSSGDPAEVAANPAAASAALAASARVWSSLLARLPSLSDYSRLLSGGRRRRRRRRRRRAALPLPIRPAAAHSARIAGEIPKAFDILQDVVQHTLSNLHSIQKSLIFWQSKAEGTNSQKLYFMIFERGPKAFVEAAWQTFTRLKSNGSPVPYLLHSASDMVSTKIAALTSMQHCLAAFLAEVYFEVDKCREGLTESSDKSLHTLFIVLNSVFSKLEVSFRNADEGKTLLCTHDGNSPELIFERLPEVDVESSECTQALPTDAITLLYQNLQKLDDFISDQFSSYKRPRNMTIYWLPYTCGALGLSACSLWLLRHSSLMGSSDIDNWIQDAKESMVGFWDVHVGQPIISIRDELFETFKQRSKREMEKQEVQQTEESLRRMLIDFCGNTSNEKPPQDIPELAMMEIVMKRYEKEAMHPFQGLSSGELTRALSIQIEKHKLALLEAMLELDQILRANEINFAILAALPAFGLSLLLLFAVRAWATNGRGAEGRGRGARRQRRLLLADVEKRLVEFQNCMANGMEREACCKFGLTLYTLDRLYKAVELHARETGEWSSLREDMFDLAKPDMGMEDKLVLLSRLKGMYDCLLPSSPGVLRHL